The following are encoded together in the Lactuca sativa cultivar Salinas chromosome 1, Lsat_Salinas_v11, whole genome shotgun sequence genome:
- the LOC111895084 gene encoding protein SUPPRESSOR OF npr1-1, CONSTITUTIVE 1 isoform X2 gives MRMLEKEKDASFELKTDALINMDNLMLLQLNYVHMNGSYANFPEELRGLSMHGFHLNSIPLDLPMENLVALDMSYSSIESFVGSYSNPRLEKRQKVDGSCLKDKKLLGSLKILNLSFCKQLRSVGDFDQLPALETLIVRNCISLLEVCESIDQCVELFFVDLSSCDKLENLTKIIGMLKKVKTVLLDGCNLGESRIKNMDIESLEMCKDSDIGIYKGTSSSTFVRAIPSDLKLFSSSLSWSLVSLSLANNNLSDESFPMDLSCLSMLKELYLDGNPINSMPSCVRTLPRLEILSMNNCEKLKSVEHPPRTLSRLLLYSDQQQFVEKVVFDPEMSPLELSSNWRVGYTPWSYEIEGMLKIEAMVCVEEKVLRSLGWTNVDFFKERGVQTNSPESKIQTMCYEFGIFSTWYEEEKMPSWFRYRSLGTSISFTIPSSSPKNLTALNFCYVQTLKSIDEWLEFSYDPQFPRSPMITISNITKNRMWIYERHMDRVIVDGNYWVMLSHWMFGMNEMEAGDHITITVTEPDDELVKECGVSLVYDDGEEKEDVLGYYKSWNHIIGGDLSPFQTITGEYILDNMRFFADGIHLFPYHRKFVPDGPSFQEKKGMWFRALSPRKPDIIGRLG, from the exons ATGCGAATGCTTGAGAAAGAGAAGGATGCATCATTTGAGCTAAAGACAGATGCATTGATTAATATGGATAATTTGATGCTACTACAACTTAATTATGTGCATATGAATGGATCCTATGCGAACTTTCCAGAGGAATTAAGAGGCTTGTCTATGCATGGTTTTCATTTAAATTCTATACCTTTAGACTTGCCCATGGAGAATCTTGTTGCTCTTGACATGTCATACAGCAGTATTGAATCATTTGTCGGTTCTTATAGTAATCCACGACTTGAGAAGAGGCAAAAG GTGGACGGGTCATGCTtaaaagacaaaaagttgcttgGATCATTGAAAATTCTTAATTTAAGTTTTTGTAAACAACTTCGTAGTGTTGGTGACTTTGACCAACTCCCTGCACTTGAGACGTTAATAGTTAGAAACTGCATTAGTTTGCTTGAGGTTTGTGAATCAATTGATCAATGTGTTGAACTTTTCTTCGTGGATCTCAGCTCTTGCGACAAGCTTGAAAATCTTACAAAAATCATAGGAATGTTAAAAAAGGTTAAAACTGTGTTGCTAGATGGATGCAATCTAGGTGAATCTCGAATCAAGAATATGGATATCGAATCACTGGAAATGTGCAAGGATAGTGACATTGGCATATACAAAGGAACCTCTTCCTCTACCTTTGTGCGTGCTATACCAAGTGATTTGAAGTTGTTTTCAAGTTCTTTATCATGGTCTTTAGTAAGTTTGTCGCTTGCAAATAACAATTTGTCTGATGAATCCTTTCCCATGGACTTGAGTTGCCTATCCATGTTAAAGGAATTATATTTAGATGGCAATCCTATAAATTCCATGCCTAGTTGTGTGAGAACCCTTCCTAGGCTTGAGATACTTAGCATGAATAACTGTGAAAAACTGAAGTCAGTTGAGCATCCTCCACGTACACTAAGCAGGTTATTGCTCTATTCTGATCAACAGCAGTTTGTAGAAAAAGTTGTATTTGATCCCGAAATGTCTCCACTAGAGTTATCATCAAACTGGAGGGTAGGTTATACACCTTGGTCATATGAAATTGAAGGTATGCTCAAAATAGAAGCAATGGTATGTGTCGAGGAAAAGGTATTACGTAGCTTGGGATGGACTAATGTAGACTTCTTTAAGGAGAGAGGCGTGCAAACTAACTCTCCGGAATCTAAAATCCAG ACAATGTGTTATGAATTTGGAATATTCAGCACGTGGTATGAAGAGGAGAAGATGCCGAGTTGGTTTAGGTATAGAAGTCTTGGGACATCAATATCATTTACCATCCCATCATCATCTCCAAAAAACCTTACAGCACTCAACTTCTGCTATGTACAGACATTGAAATCTATAGATGAGTGGTTGGAATTTTCATATGATCCTCAGTTCCCACGTTCACCAATGATCACAATTAGTAATATAACAAAGAACCGAATGTGGATATACGAGCGTCACATGGACAGAGTTATTGTAGATGGAAATTATTGGGTGATGTTAAGTCATTGGATGTTTGGGATGAATGAGATGGAAGCTGGTGACCACATTACTATCACTGTTACAGAGCCAGATGATGAACTTGTAAAGGAGTGTGGGGTGAGTCTTGTGTATGATGatggagaagaaaaagaagatgtaTTGGGTTATTACAAGTCATGGAATCACATAATTGGTGGAGATCTCTCTCCTTTTCAAACAATAACAGGAGAATACATCCTAGACAATATGCGGTTTTTTGCTGATGGCATTCACTTGTTTCCCTATCATCGAAAATTCGTTCCAGATGGTCCCAGCTTTCAAg AAAAAAAGGGAATGTGGTTTAGAGCTTTATCTCCAAGGAAGCCGGACATAATTGGTCGCTTAG GGTAA
- the LOC111895084 gene encoding protein SUPPRESSOR OF npr1-1, CONSTITUTIVE 1 isoform X1, whose product MRMLEKEKDASFELKTDALINMDNLMLLQLNYVHMNGSYANFPEELRGLSMHGFHLNSIPLDLPMENLVALDMSYSSIESFVGSYSNPRLEKRQKVDGSCLKDKKLLGSLKILNLSFCKQLRSVGDFDQLPALETLIVRNCISLLEVCESIDQCVELFFVDLSSCDKLENLTKIIGMLKKVKTVLLDGCNLGESRIKNMDIESLEMCKDSDIGIYKGTSSSTFVRAIPSDLKLFSSSLSWSLVSLSLANNNLSDESFPMDLSCLSMLKELYLDGNPINSMPSCVRTLPRLEILSMNNCEKLKSVEHPPRTLSRLLLYSDQQQFVEKVVFDPEMSPLELSSNWRVGYTPWSYEIEGMLKIEAMVCVEEKVLRSLGWTNVDFFKERGVQTNSPESKIQTMCYEFGIFSTWYEEEKMPSWFRYRSLGTSISFTIPSSSPKNLTALNFCYVQTLKSIDEWLEFSYDPQFPRSPMITISNITKNRMWIYERHMDRVIVDGNYWVMLSHWMFGMNEMEAGDHITITVTEPDDELVKECGVSLVYDDGEEKEDVLGYYKSWNHIIGGDLSPFQTITGEYILDNMRFFADGIHLFPYHRKFVPDGPSFQEKKGMWFRALSPRKPDIIGRLGEGKGESSRSHPSHENA is encoded by the exons ATGCGAATGCTTGAGAAAGAGAAGGATGCATCATTTGAGCTAAAGACAGATGCATTGATTAATATGGATAATTTGATGCTACTACAACTTAATTATGTGCATATGAATGGATCCTATGCGAACTTTCCAGAGGAATTAAGAGGCTTGTCTATGCATGGTTTTCATTTAAATTCTATACCTTTAGACTTGCCCATGGAGAATCTTGTTGCTCTTGACATGTCATACAGCAGTATTGAATCATTTGTCGGTTCTTATAGTAATCCACGACTTGAGAAGAGGCAAAAG GTGGACGGGTCATGCTtaaaagacaaaaagttgcttgGATCATTGAAAATTCTTAATTTAAGTTTTTGTAAACAACTTCGTAGTGTTGGTGACTTTGACCAACTCCCTGCACTTGAGACGTTAATAGTTAGAAACTGCATTAGTTTGCTTGAGGTTTGTGAATCAATTGATCAATGTGTTGAACTTTTCTTCGTGGATCTCAGCTCTTGCGACAAGCTTGAAAATCTTACAAAAATCATAGGAATGTTAAAAAAGGTTAAAACTGTGTTGCTAGATGGATGCAATCTAGGTGAATCTCGAATCAAGAATATGGATATCGAATCACTGGAAATGTGCAAGGATAGTGACATTGGCATATACAAAGGAACCTCTTCCTCTACCTTTGTGCGTGCTATACCAAGTGATTTGAAGTTGTTTTCAAGTTCTTTATCATGGTCTTTAGTAAGTTTGTCGCTTGCAAATAACAATTTGTCTGATGAATCCTTTCCCATGGACTTGAGTTGCCTATCCATGTTAAAGGAATTATATTTAGATGGCAATCCTATAAATTCCATGCCTAGTTGTGTGAGAACCCTTCCTAGGCTTGAGATACTTAGCATGAATAACTGTGAAAAACTGAAGTCAGTTGAGCATCCTCCACGTACACTAAGCAGGTTATTGCTCTATTCTGATCAACAGCAGTTTGTAGAAAAAGTTGTATTTGATCCCGAAATGTCTCCACTAGAGTTATCATCAAACTGGAGGGTAGGTTATACACCTTGGTCATATGAAATTGAAGGTATGCTCAAAATAGAAGCAATGGTATGTGTCGAGGAAAAGGTATTACGTAGCTTGGGATGGACTAATGTAGACTTCTTTAAGGAGAGAGGCGTGCAAACTAACTCTCCGGAATCTAAAATCCAG ACAATGTGTTATGAATTTGGAATATTCAGCACGTGGTATGAAGAGGAGAAGATGCCGAGTTGGTTTAGGTATAGAAGTCTTGGGACATCAATATCATTTACCATCCCATCATCATCTCCAAAAAACCTTACAGCACTCAACTTCTGCTATGTACAGACATTGAAATCTATAGATGAGTGGTTGGAATTTTCATATGATCCTCAGTTCCCACGTTCACCAATGATCACAATTAGTAATATAACAAAGAACCGAATGTGGATATACGAGCGTCACATGGACAGAGTTATTGTAGATGGAAATTATTGGGTGATGTTAAGTCATTGGATGTTTGGGATGAATGAGATGGAAGCTGGTGACCACATTACTATCACTGTTACAGAGCCAGATGATGAACTTGTAAAGGAGTGTGGGGTGAGTCTTGTGTATGATGatggagaagaaaaagaagatgtaTTGGGTTATTACAAGTCATGGAATCACATAATTGGTGGAGATCTCTCTCCTTTTCAAACAATAACAGGAGAATACATCCTAGACAATATGCGGTTTTTTGCTGATGGCATTCACTTGTTTCCCTATCATCGAAAATTCGTTCCAGATGGTCCCAGCTTTCAAg AAAAAAAGGGAATGTGGTTTAGAGCTTTATCTCCAAGGAAGCCGGACATAATTGGTCGCTTAGGTGAG GGTAAGGGGGAATCTTCAAGGTCTCATCCTTCACATGAAAATGCTTGA